The stretch of DNA GATAAATATTTAAAATGGGTTGCAGGGGCTGTTTGTACACAAAATTATGACGGATTTATTCATAATTATGCTTTATATAAAAATAGTGAGACAAAGCTATATGAAATAACACCTTGGGATTATGATGGTACATGGGGAAGAAACCTCCATGGTAAGCTGCTTGACTATGACTATGTGCCTATAACTGGATATAATACACTCACTGGTCGATTGCTCCATTTTTCAAATTTCAAACGAAAATATCAAGAAATACTTACAAATATTTTAGAAAATGATTTTTCACTTTCAGTACAGAAGCCCATTATTAATAGTCTTTTTGAAGAAATAACGGCAAATCTCCATCAAGATCCCTATTTAACTTCTACAATTGAAACCTTCGAGAAAGAAAAACTTGTATTTTTTAATTTTATTAATAAAAGAGGTACGTATCTAAAGAAAAAATTATCAACTCTTATATAACTTTTAGGTATATGGTCATGTATCATATACCTTTTTTTGCCTATTTTTTAGTGGGACTATGAAAAAAAGGCTACTTTATTAGTACAACATCACCCCGTGATACATATAGATGCAGTGTAAATGTTTATTTAATAAAAGGAGGATATAACTTTTATGGATAGAGAATTAATGAATTTATTTGTAGGTAAAACAATTAGGGTTGACCGGGGAGGTCCAGAATCAAGAAAAGGGAAATTACTTGCCGTTTTTGAAGACTATTTTGTCCTTTTAACAGAAAATGATGGTGTTGTTTACTATAAGACTAATCATGTTAGAAGTGTGACAGAAAGCTCAAAAGACGACATGAAACTAGGAATAGATATCCCTGACAAATTAGATTATAAAACTGCTGAAAACTTTCATAAACTTTTAGAAAGTATCAGATTCCAATGGGTAAAAATCAATCGTGGCGGCTCTGAATCATTAGAAGGTGTACTAAGTGACGCCAACAAACACTTTGCTTCACTAATTGTTAAAGAAGAAGTGGTACGTTTCTCCATGAAACATATCCGAAACATTAGCTACGGCTTAATGGTTGAAAGAAAAAAAGATGACTCTGGCAAATCAGATAGTGACAACGATAAGAATAAGAACGAAGATCAAGGAGATCACGAGGATAACGAATAACACATTTGTCGCTTCTCCACAAGAGAAGCGACCAATACTATCTAAAGGAGGATTTTTTCATGGGGTTAGATAAGTTTTCAGCTGCATTGGATTTGCTAAAGGGATTTAATGTAAATCTTTATGTAGGTGAGAATGTATATAAAGGAAAATTAATCGGCGTTGAAAAAGACCATGTTGTACTTGAAACCGAAAAAAAATATATCTTTTATTATAATATCGAAAAAATTCAAGCTATCACAAAAAACACAAAACAATTCCAACCTGATATATCTTCAGTAAACTTCCAAAAAACTCAAAGTTTAAAAGAACTCCTTAATTCCTTCCAAAATACCTGGGTAACCATACTAGCTTTCAACAAACAAAAATTTACTGGAGTCTTAAGTGACATTGATGAAGATTTCGTTACTGTGATTAACGGAGAAGAGCGGATTCTAATCAAGGTAGAGCATGTATCAAATATTTTAAAAGGCGTTCTTAAAGAAGAAGAGTCCAAACAGGAAGATGCAAAAGAGAGCAAAAATAGCAGCGATAAATCCAACAATAGTGACGACAATAAGAAAGAAGATGAAGATAAAGACTGTCATTCATCTAAGGAAACAGAAGAAAAATCTAAACAAAAGACAAAATCATCATCGAACAAAAGTTCTGAAAAGAAAGCTAAAGCATCTGAAAAGAAACCGGTCGAAGTGGAAACAGAAGAAAAGATGGTTTGGTCACAACCAATAAAATGTGAAACAGTTGTTAATCAAATCAAAGAAGTACCTCACAAGAATAAAAAAACTCATTCTGAAGAAACAACACCAAAAGTGGTTGCGGAAACAAAGAAACCACAAATTGAAATGGCTCATAATGACAAAAAGAACGAAGAACCTAAGTCAAATAAATCCAATATTGATGAGCCTTCCAAAGAGAAGAAACATGAAAAAGAAGTAGCCCCTCTCTTTAAATTGGAACCTAAACCTGCACCGCTATTACCAATGGCAAAGAAGGAAATAATAACAACCAAAACACAGGAAGTTGCTCAACATACACCAAAACCAAGCAAGTCTCAGAATGCTTCCAATCATAAGGTGGAAAATACTACACATGAAATGAATACAAACGATACGAAGAGTGTGTGGAAACAAAAAGATAAAGAAACACATGCTTTCCGCTTTACAGGTGAACCTGTCCGTCGTGATGAAATAAAAGCTTTCCCGTTTGCCGGATGGCCAAATAGAAGCAAAAGAACTTTTAGATTATAATTACTGACACTCACATGCAATGGACATAGTATACGTTGATTGTTCGGTAAAAAATTTCTTTTTGTGCAACCTCAAATCCTATTACAAATACGAGCTGGGCAGATCTCATAAATGAATTTTAAAATATCCCTTTGCTGCTTCAGCCCTTCTCTATTTGTAAATGGAACATCTAAGGAAAGGAAGTGAGTAAATGAACTCGAAAGATAAGATAGGAAAATATATCAAACTAGAGATTTCCGGAAAGAAAATGATCAGTGGTTTATTAGTAGATATTGGTAGTGATTTATGGGTTGTTTTTAATGGTAATGACTATCTATATATCCCTATAATTCATATACAAAACTGGCAATTCTTAAAACATGATGAAATAGCTGAAATTAGTTTTAATGATGAGCCTACACCAATTTACAACCACAACGAAGAGATATCCTTGAGAAAAACACTAACAGCTGCAAAGGGAATATTTACAGAAATCTATGTAACAAGTAAACAAGCATTACATGGGTATATAATTAGTATCATGAATAATTACTTTGTATTTTATTCCCCTATTTATAAAACGATGTTTATCTCCCTTCACCATCTTAAATGGTTAATCCCTTATACCAGTAACCAACGGCCATATGGCCTTAGTAATTCAAGTCTTCCAGTCAATCCAAGTGGCCATACATTTGCACGATCATTCGAAGTCCAAATAGAGAAATGTGTTGGCGATTTAATTGTCTTCAATATTGGAGAAAATGAGAATGTAATTGGAAAAGTTCAAGGAATTAAAAATAATTTCGTAGAATTAATCAGTGCAAAAGAAGACCCTGTTTTTGTAAATATGCAACATATAAAAACAGTCCATATGACTTAAAACACCGTCTTGTGGTTGAATTATAAACAAGCTTTACAAAACAAAAAGAGTGTCTATGCACACTCTTTTTATACGGAACTATTTATTTTTTAATGAAATTGGCTCAGACTTTTCGCCCAAACGAAAGATTAACAGTTCAAATGTAATTCCATAAAGGAATGTAACCAGAAACATCGAACCCACCATATCAAGAATGACATGTTGTTTAACAAAAAGAGTGGAAATAATAATTAATGACCCTGAAACATGAATACATAAATTAGTAATTAAATGCTTGTTTTTTATGTGAAGTGAGGCAAGCATAACGGCAAACGTTGTAAGTACGTGTATGCTCGGAAAACAATTATATGGCCGATCGTTTTCATATATCCACTGCACAAGCACTTGAAGAAAGGTATCTCCTTGTATTATTGGCCTTGAAACAGTGGTTTGAAAAAAGAAATAAATAACAAAGCAAATCAACTCGGCAACCACAATCAAAAGCACTGTTCTTAAATATACCTTCGTATCCTTATACCAAAAGTAGACTAAAAACATAAATATATATACATACCAAAAAATATACGGAATAATAAAAAACGGCAAAAATGGGATCACTTGATCCACTGATGTAGAAATATCAAAGGCTTTATGTGAACGGTTATTTAAAAAACTATAAACAATGGCCAAAGCTGGAAATACTAATAAAAATAATAGGTAGGGAGCTTTTTGTATACTTTTTTTCATGCGAGTCCCTCCCCTTAAATAAATTGCTCACTTTAATCACGAGATTACTAAATAAATATTTTGTCGAACTATTTTCATAATATCATAAAAACAGTTTGAATACATAAATTTTCCAACTGAATACTGGATACCAAATGATATTTGTTATTAATTTTTCTTTTACACTACCTATCCATTTCCAGTTTTAACCTTTCCATAAGTTCCTGAACAGTAATTCTCTTTGCTAAACGTGGACTCTGGCCTGACCATAGTGACATACAATCCTTTTTACCCATGGACGAAGAGGCTTTTCGTATTGCCTTCGATAATTCATTTTGTATGGGATAGTCAGGAAGTTCATCTTCATATGGGTTCAACATTTCTATAAAACTGTTGTTTATACCTCTAGCCAGTTTCCCTGAAAATGCTTTTGTTAGTACAGTTTGTTCTTCTGTTGCCATTAATATAGCTTCCTTATGAAGGGGATGTGCGCCGCTTTCTTCACATACTAGAAAGGCAGTCCCCATCTGGACACCTGACGCTCCAAGTATTTTGGCCGCGCTGATTCCCCTCCCATCCATTATTCCCCCAGCTGCGATTAATGGAATACGAATAGAATCCGCGGTTTGTGGAATAAGCGACATCAGTCCGACTAAGCCACTTTTATCTTCATGTTGGAATGTTCCACGGTGCCCGCCTGCTTCCGCACCTTGGACAACAACGGCATCCATGCCGGCCTGTTCATTGATTATTGCCTCTTGTACCGTTGTTGCTGTGCCAATTAGTATTACTGAATATTGCTTAAGTTTTTTGATTACTTCCTGTGTAGGCAAGCCAAAGGTAAAAGAACAAATGGGTACTTTTTCTTCAATGATTATATTTATATGTTCCTGAAAAGTCTTGCAGTCTTGATCAAATGTAGGAAGTGTGTGTTGATCGGCAATATCGTATTGATCCTTTATAGGCTGTAAAAGAGCCATGGCTCTTTCCAGTTTATCAACATCAGTTGAATAGGTTGAAGGAACAAATAAATTTACCCCAAAAGGTTTATCGGTTAATTTCCGAATAGCCTTAATTTGTTTCTGTAGCTGCTCAGGACTCATATACCCAGCCCCTACCATTCCAAGACCCCCTGCATTCGAGACAGCTGATACAAGCTCCGACGATGTTATTCCCCCAGCCATTGGAGCTTGAATGATTGGATAGTTAACATTTAATAATTCACTTAATTCGTTTTTCCACATATTTATATCCCCTTTAAGTTTCCGCCTGAGTATCATTCCCTACATACTATCTAATACATATTAAGACGAAAAATCTAAGTTGTAGGTTTCGAGTTTTTACATTATGTTCGAAAAATCATTCTGTTTTTTAATAACCGACCTTTTAAAGCAAATTATATTTATTCCTTTCATATGTTAAGCTAATAAAAATGAAAATAGTTGGTGAACTCCATGGAACGAATAATATTATTCGACGGTGTCTGCAATCTTTGCAATAAAAGCGTACAATTTATAATCAAAAGAGATTCGGCTGGAACCTTTAAATTTGCCTCCCTTCAAAGCAAAACTGGTCAAAATCTCTTAAAAACGTACGGATTAACAACCGATATAGACAGCTTTGTTTTAATTGAAGATAAAAGAATATTTGTAAAATCCACTGCCGCTTTACGAGTTTGTACCCATTTGAATGGTCTTTGGAAAATGCTATCCGTTTTCCTGGTAGTCCCTCCTTTTATTAGAGACCGACTTTATGAATGGATTGCCAAAAATCGTTATAAATGGTTTGGAAAAAAAGATCACTGCCTACTGCCATTACCAGAATGGAAAAGCAGATTCCTAGAATAAGCAAAAGACAATATCAATTACCCAATACAATTTTACCATGTAATGGATAGATCCATTTGGTGCCAATCACCATAAAAGCCTAATATTTTATCCTCTAAAGCATAAATTTTACTAATATGTCTAATTTCATCTGGAGGTGCTTTCATGGATATCATTGTTAGACAAGGGGATTCTTTATGGCACTATAGTCAGTTATTTAAAATAGATTTGCAATTAATTTATGATTCCAATCGGGACGTGCAACCAAATGCTCTTTCCATTGGACAAAAGATCCGGATTCCAGGTTTTGTCGCTCAGGAATATCAAATACGCCAGGGTGATACTTTATGGAAAATAGCTCAAAATCGTAATCTCCCACTAGAAACCCTGCAACTAATTAACCCAAACATAAATCCTAATAACATAAAAGTGGGGCAAACAATTAAGGTTCCATTAAGGATAACCTGGAGATTAGTGAACGGCGGACAAAGATACGACTATCAAACCTTGAACACTGATATCAACCGATTACAAAGTGTTTACCCATTTTTACAGATAGCGTCAATAGGAAAAACAGTTTTAGGGAAAAATATTCCTGAAATGGTGATTGGTACTGGTGGGAAAAGGGTTCACTACAATGGATCTTTCCATGCAAATGAATGGATTACTACCCCCATCATTATGACTTTTATTAATGATTACCTATTATCACTGACAAATCACAATGCCATTCGTGGACTTTCAACCAGTAAATTTTACCAGCAGAGCACTTTATCAATTGTACCAATGGTAAACCCAGATGGTGTCGATCTCGTTTTACATGGTCCACCTTCAAGCGAGCCATGGAATACAAAAGTCATCGACTACAATAAAGGCAGTACGGATTTTTCGGGATGGAAGGCCAACATTAGAGGTGTTGACCTTAACGATCAATTCCCTGCTAGATGGGAGCTCGAAAAGGCAAGGAATCCAGACCAGCCAGGACCAAGGGATTATGGTGGCGAAAAGCCCCTCTCTGAGCCTGAAGCCATTGCGATGGCAGATTTGACAAAAAGGCGGGATTTTTCACGAGTGCTAGCATTCCATACACAAGGTGAAGTAATGTACTGGGGATTTGAAAATCAAGAACCCCCTGAGTCAGAGACAATAGTGACTGAATTTAGTAGAGTCAGTGGATATGAGCCTGTAAAAACGATTGAAAGCTATGCAGGTTATAAAGACTGGTTTATCCAAGATTGGAGAAGGCCAGGATTTACAATAGAGATTGGGAAAGGAATTAACCCTCTCCCCCTTTCCCAATTTGACGAGATATATCAAAAAACACTTGGAATTTTCTTAGCGGGACTCTATATGTGAAAGTTGAGGTTGGAATATTCCAACCTTTTTTTTGGTAAAAAAAGAACCCTTGAACTGTTGTTCAAAGGTTCAAACGAGAACTTAGTGGTCTAGGCTAAGTTCTCAACAATTAGGAGGTCTAAACTCAGAAGAATTTAAACATCTATAGTGTACCATTTTCGCAAAATTCATTCAACGGTTTAATGCTGTAAAGACAAAAAGTAATTCGAAAGACATATTACGAAATTACCATTTATTTCTTAGAAACTGGTGTGTGTTCATAGGGAATTTACAAAGAAAAATATTTCTAAGCTTTCGCTGTTGACATACCTGTATATACAAGTTAGAATGAAAACGTACTCAAAACTTGTATATACAAGAGGAGTACCTCTTATGTAACCGTACTCATTACTGCTTGTATATATATCAGATACTAAATAGATAATAATGGGGCCAATCCCATTTACAGGGGGAAAGAGAAAATGTCTAAGTACACAGAGCCTTCAAAAGATTTATTAAAGCACATTGGAGGAAAAGAAAACATTGCAGCTGTTACCCATTGTGTAACACGCATGCGATTTGTATTAAATGATCCATCAAAAGCTGATGTTGAAAAAATCGAAGGCATCCAGCTTGTAAAAGGTACATTTACCCAAGCTGGACAATTCCAAGTCATTATCGGAAATGATGTTTCGAGTTTCTACAACGATTTTGTCAAAATTGCCGATGTAGAAGGCACATCAAAAGAGGAAGCCAAAGTAGCAGCCAAGCAAAATATGAACTGGCTACAGCGAATGATGGGTCACTTAGCTGAAATCTTCACACCATTAATTCCCGCACTCGTGGTCGGAGGTTTAATTCTTGGCTTCCGAAATGTAATCGGTGACATTAAATTACTCGAAGATGGAACAAAAACTATTATTGAAGTTTCACAATTTTGGGCTGGGGTCCACTCATTCCTATGGTTAATCGGAGAAGCTATATTCCACTTCTTACCGGTTGGTATTACATGGTCAGTGGCAAAGAAAATGGGCGCTTCGCAAATTTTGGGTATCGTTTTGGGTATTACCCTAGTGTCTCCTCAATTATTAAATGCTTATGGCGTTGCAGGTGCAAAGGAAATACCAACATGGGATTTTGGGTTTGCTCATATTAAGATGATTGGTTATCAAGCACAAGTAATCCCTGCGATTTTAGCTGGAATTGTATTAGGGTTCTTGGAAACAAGATTACGTAAAATCGTACCAAACTCAATCTCTATGATTGTTGTTCCGTTTTTCGCATTAGTTCCAACAGTATTAATCGCACACACCATTTTAGGTCCGATCGGCTGGTCTATCGGTTCTGGTATCTCTCATGTGGTTTACTCAAGTTTAACTTCTGCGTTTGGCTGGTTATTTGCCGCAATCTTTGGCTTTGCATACGCTCCACTTGTTATTACAGGCTTACACCATATGACAAATGCAATTGATCTTCAATTGATGAGTGAACTTGGTGGTACAAATCTATGGCCAATGATTGCTTTATCTAACATTGCTCAAGGTTCAGCAGTTCTTGCAATGATTTTTATCAACCGTAAAAATGAAGAAGAAAAGCAGGTTTCAATACCAGCGGCAATTTCTTGTTACTTAGGTGTAACTGAGCCAGCAATGTTCGGTATTAACTTGAAATATGGCTTCCCCTTCTTAGCTGCCATGATCGGCTCCATGATTGCTGGTGTTGTATCAGTAGCAACAGGTGTAATGGCTAACTCAATTGGTGTCGGTGGCCTTCCTGGAATCTTATCCATACAGCCAAAATATATGGCTATGTTTGCAGTATGTATGTTGATTGCAATTGTGGTTCCATTCATTTTAACTAACATCTTTGCAAAAACAGGTATTAAAAAGTTAAATCTAAAAAAATAAAATGACACTCCATATAGGAGGGAGACCATCTCCCTCCTTTTCCACATTAGAGAATTTCAAAAATAATAGGCAGGTGTTTAGTATGTCAACAGCATGGTGGAAAAAAGCAGTCGTTTATCAAATTTATCCAAAGAGTTTTAATGATACAACCGGAAATGGTACTGGAGATATCCAAGGAATCATTGAAAAATTGGATTATTTAAAAGAACTTGGGGTCGATGTTCTTTGGTTAACACCTATATATCAATCCCCTCAACGTGATAACGGTTATGATATTAGTGATTATTATTCCATTCATGAAGAATACGGAACAATGGCTGATTTTGATCGACTCCTAGAACAAGCTCATAAACGGAATATTAAGATCATTATGGACATCGTAATCAACCATACCTCCACTGAGCATGAGTGGTTTAAACAAGCCAAGTCCTCTAGGGATAACCCGTACCGTGACTTCTATATTTGGAAAGATGGTAAAAACGGTGAACCGCCAACGAACTGGGAATCAAAATTTGGTGGATCTGCATGGGAGTACGATCAAGCAACTGACCAGTACTACCTTCATTTGTTCGATGTTACACAAGCAGACCTCAATTGGGAAAACCAAAAGTTACGCGAGGCACTATATGAGATGATGCACTTTTGGTTAAAAAAAGGTGTCGATGGATTCCGCTTGGATGTGATTAATTTAATTTCTAAAGACCAACACTTCCCTCAAGATGACAGTGATGGCCGTAAATTTTATACAGATGGACCAAGAATACATGAATTTTTGCATGAAATGAACGAGCAAGTTTTTTCAAAATACAATATTATGACCGTTGGCGAAATGTCTTCTACATCCATTGATAATAGTATTCGTTATACGAATCCTGATCAGGAAGAATTAAATATGACGTTTAGTTTCCATCATCTGAAGGTTGATTATCCAAATGGAGATAAGTGGACAAAAGCAGATTTTGATTTTCAATCATTAAAGCAAATTCTAACTACATGGCAGGTCCAAATGAATCAAGGTGGCGGTTGGAATGCCCTCTTCTGGTGTAATCATGACCAGCCACGTGTGGTTTCACGCTTCGGCAATGACCAAACCTATCATAAAGAATCTGCTAAAATGCTGGCAACCGCCCTGCATTTGATGCAAGGAACCCCTTATATTTATCAAGGGGAGGAATTTGGGATGACGAATCCAAATTTTACTAAGATTGACGACTATCGTGATGTCGAGTCCTTAAATATTTATCACATTAAGAAACAGGAAGGCTTAACAGACCAAGAAATTCTTGAAATTCTAAAACAAAAATCTCGAGATAATTCTAGAACTCCTGTACAATGGAATGCTAGTGAACACGCGGGCTTTACTACTGGTACACCGTGGATTGGTACGGCAAGAAACTACAAAGAAATTAACGCTGAACAAGCTATTAGCGATTCAGACTCTATTTTCTTCCACTACCAAAAGCTAATCCAATTAAGAAAACAATATGATGTGATTACAGACGGTGATTTTGAACTCATTTTGGATAAAGATGAAGAGTTATTTGCGTATATCCGGTCAAGTGGATCTGAAAAATTAGTGGTGATTAATAATTTTTATGGAAAAGAAAAGACATTCCACCTCCCTTCTCATTTAAATCTTGATGAATTTACAAGTGAGATGTTACTCTCTAATTACATGGATTCTGCGAAATTTGGCGGGGAAATCCGATTAAGACCATATGAATCACTTGTGTACTACTTGAAAAAATGAACGGAGATGTCACTATGACAAACAAATACCTAACTATCTATAACAATATTGTGGAGCAAATTAAGAGTGGGGAAATCCCCCCACAGACGCTTCTTCCCTCTGAAAACGAATTAAAGGACCAATATGATACATCGAGGGAAACTATTCGGAAAGCGTTAAACCTGCTCTCGCAAAACGGATATATCCAAAAAGTTAGAGGTAAAGGTTCGATTGTCATAGACATTAGCAAATTTGATTTTCCTGTTTCAGGCTTGGTCAGTTTTAAAGAACTTGCCAATAAAATGGGGAGCAAACCAAAAACAATTGTTAATGAGTTTTTGTTAATGAAACCCGATGGATTCATTAGACAGCAGCTGCAATTAGGAAGTAAAGAACAGGTCTGGAAGGTCGTACGTACAAGGGAAATGAATGGGGAAAAGATTATTTTAGATAAGGATTTCTTAAGTAAAAAGTTTGTCCCTCATTTAACGGAAGAGATTTGTTCCGACTCGATCTACCAGTATATTGAAAACGAATTAAAGCTAACTATAAGCTTTGCAAAAAAGGAAATAGTCGTAGTGGAGCCTACTATCGAAGACCGGACCCTTTTAGACTTAGATGGCTTTCATAATGTCGTTGTTATCAAAAACTATGTTTATTTAGATGATGCAACCCTTTTCCAATATACAGAATCAAGACATAGACCTGATAAATTTCGCTTTGTGGATTTTGCACGTAGAACACATTGAAAAAAGTAATTTAGGAGCCTTCAAATATAATGGAGGCTCCTTTTTCTTCAATCATTGGACTAATTTTACCCTTTTTAATTATTTTGCTACAATAAACGTAATTTAACGTTGAGGTGACCTAAATGTGTGGGCGATTTACACTTACTGCTACCTTGGAAGAAATTATGGACCGTTATGAAATTCAATCTTTTCTCGATGAAGAGTATTTTTCCCCCAGTTATAATATTGCACCTTCTCAGGGTGTGCTTGCAGTGATCAATGATGGAAAGTCTAACAGAATGGGGTTTTTAAAATGGGGCTTGATTCCCCCGTGGGCAAAGGATGCAACTCTCGGACATAAAATGATTAACGCCCGCGCGGAGACTTTAAATGAAAAGCCCAGCTTCCGAAATGCCTTTAAGAAAAAGCGCTGTTTAGTAATTGCTGATAGCTTTTATGAATGGAAAAGGAACGAAGATAAAACAAAAACACCGATGCGAATCAAACTAAAGTCAAATGAATTATTTGCAATGGCAGGAATTTGGGAAGGCTGGAAGTCGCCAGGTGGTCAAACGATCCATACTTGTTCGGTCATTACTACAAAACCAAATGAACTAATGAAGGATATTCATGATCGAATGCCCGTTATATTGAAACCGGAGGATGAGAAAATCTGGCTGGACACATCGATTACAGACCCCCATTTTTTAAATCAATTCCTTGTTCCACTGAATGAGAGTTTAATGGAGTCATACGAGGTTTCATCGTTGGTCAATTCGCCCAAAAATAATACGATTGAGCTTATTCAAGAGATTTGTTAGCGCCCTTTTTTAAAAAAATTTTTTTCTAATGGACATGTTCACTACATGCACGTACAAGCATGAACATATGCTGTATTAACCCATAAAAGTTTTCCTTCATTTGAAAGTGGTTTACCCCCACTTTCTTTTTTTTATGGAATTTTATCACGTTCTGTTACTCCCCTCCAACGAATATATTTAAAAAATAATATGTCATCTTCTTTTCTAAAGGATGTGTTAAAGAACAGTGTTGATTTTTACACCCTGTTGATTGGAGCGGAAGGCACGAAGACTCCTGTGGGAGTATGGTTCAGGAGAGACCCCGCAGGCGCAAGCGCCGAGGAGGCTCGCCGAAACACCCACGGAAAGCGAAGTGCCTGGAGCGGAAATCAACAGGCAGTTTAACAAAGCCTTTCTAAAAAACCTTAGGAGGTAAGGATGTTTTTTATCCCAACAAAAATCAACATTGGTGATTTGAAGATAAACAGTGCTGATCACACAAGTCCTATTTCATTAGGGTCAACCTTCCATATAGGTAATTATGTTGCCGGGAAAAAAAATCAAGGTTTTGGCCAGCAAAGTGCAGACTACTCTTTAACAGCCATACCCATCCACATGATATTAGATGATGATTGTAATGACTCACCTTCTGTAAAAAATGATAAATAACTTGTGCATCTACAACCATGGATATAACAGAAATTATGCATAGGAGTGATTATATTGAACATTGCACCAATGGCGATTACCTTTTTAGGATTTAAGGTCAATACTGTAGATAATGGGTCCTTTGTTAACCTAGGACCCTACCAGCTTATCGATCAGTTTCAAACTTATAAACGAAACCAGGGCGTTGGAGAACAAAATGGAGACCTCTCTCCTGTTTATATTCCAATTTCTTGGGTAGTTGACCCTGATGTTACAGATAGTAATTCAGTTAAGAACAGCATTATTTAAAGGTTACAGCACTCGAAGGGGTGAACGAAATGATTTTTGCACCGATGATAGTGAATGTTGGAGGGTTAAAAGTGAACGTATTGGACCATGGCTCCCTTCTTAACACGGGCCCAACACA from Bacillus sp. SLBN-46 encodes:
- the treR gene encoding trehalose operon repressor — encoded protein: MTNKYLTIYNNIVEQIKSGEIPPQTLLPSENELKDQYDTSRETIRKALNLLSQNGYIQKVRGKGSIVIDISKFDFPVSGLVSFKELANKMGSKPKTIVNEFLLMKPDGFIRQQLQLGSKEQVWKVVRTREMNGEKIILDKDFLSKKFVPHLTEEICSDSIYQYIENELKLTISFAKKEIVVVEPTIEDRTLLDLDGFHNVVVIKNYVYLDDATLFQYTESRHRPDKFRFVDFARRTH
- a CDS encoding SOS response-associated peptidase — its product is MCGRFTLTATLEEIMDRYEIQSFLDEEYFSPSYNIAPSQGVLAVINDGKSNRMGFLKWGLIPPWAKDATLGHKMINARAETLNEKPSFRNAFKKKRCLVIADSFYEWKRNEDKTKTPMRIKLKSNELFAMAGIWEGWKSPGGQTIHTCSVITTKPNELMKDIHDRMPVILKPEDEKIWLDTSITDPHFLNQFLVPLNESLMESYEVSSLVNSPKNNTIELIQEIC